Within the Nitrospirota bacterium genome, the region CACGCACGCACGCGCCGGCCACGAGATGCTCTCCAACATCAACATCTATCGCGAGGTGGCCCCCCTGGTCCTGCACCACCACGACCGTTATGACGGCGAGGGCAACTCCGACGGCATTGAGGGGGCCGACATCCCGCTGGAGGGGCGCATCCTGGCCCTGGCGGAGGCCTTCGACGCGGCCATGATAGGCGCGTCGCAACGGGGACTGGCCAGCGGGCAGGCCTTCGAGGCCGCCGTGACGGAGCTCGGGGAGCTGGCAGGAGCCGCGCTGGACCCGGCACTGGTGGACATCTTCGTCAACTCAGTCCGGGAAAAGCTCGACTGATCCGCTCTTCGACCCGGCGGGCGAGCCGCTTCCCGTCGTCTTCCGGGACGAATGTTTCCAGAACGCTTCGCACGGTCTCCCTGCCCTTGGTGTGCAGGGCGGCACGGGCCTCCTCCACCTCGCTCCACCCCTGGGACCGCGAAAACCTCTCGTAGGCCTCGACAAGGGGCCTGGCCATGGTGCGCCTCAAGCCGCTGAGCAGGGCCAAGTGAAAGGCCAGGGAGCCCGCGCGCCTCTCCCCGATGATGTAGCGTAATGTCCCGCTTTCGGAGGCGTCGGCCAGCACGTCCTGAAGCGCCCGGGCGAGGACCGAGGCCCGCGAGTATCCCAGCGTGGCCATGAGCTCCAGCCACCGGGGGCCGGACACTTGTGCCTCTTTTGCCTCGCCCATCTCATGGGCGATGAAGGTCCTTATCTCGCCGTCCACCACCGGGGCCAGGGCGGCGTAGTCGTCCTCCGGGTGCACCCCGTATGCCGAGAAAGCCGTACCGAGGGGACCTTGTCCCTTCATCCCGCGGAACTCGTCAAACTTCTCCCGCAGGAGGACCGCCGCCATTTCCTTGCGGGCCGTGATGGTCCTCTGAAGGAGCATGGCGGGGTGGGTGGCGAGGTCGCGGGCGAACTCCCTCCCGGCCACATAGATGGTCAGGTCCTCCACCTGCTCTTCGCTCTCCCTCTCGGCGAGGAAAAAAACGGGCTTCATGGCCACGCCGTATCCCGCTCCGTAGAGAAGCCCTTCCGTCTTGAGCATGCCGTTTATCTTCTCCACCTCGAAGGGCCCGAAGCGCTCCGTGCCCACGGCCAGGGGAGAGAGCTCCTCGCTCCGGAGGGCTTCCCATTCCTTCTCCCTCCGGCCTATCCATTCGGTGACGTCCGCCAGGGGCGCGTGCCCGTCCCTGATGCCGTGTTCGAAAAGATACAGTTCCCGCATCCGCATGAGGAGGCCGCAGATGCTGTAGTTGCCCCAGTGGCGGGCGTCGGAGATGAGACAGTTCCTTCTGACCTGCGGGAGAAGCCTATCGAGGAGGCCGGCGCCCATGGTTAAAGCCTAAATCCTTGGAAGGCGTAATATCAAGCGAATTCCTCCCGGGGACGCAGCAGCCCCTTCTGCGTTACAATCAAACCTATGCGCACCATCAGGCTGGACCTCGAGTACGACGGCACGGATTTTTCCGGCTGGCAGACCCAGAAGCAGGGCGAGCGGACGGTGCAGGGCGTGCTGGAGACTGCCGTCGCGGAGCTGACCGGCTCTCGCGCTTCAGTCATCGGCGCGGGCCGCACCGATGCGGGCGTGCATGCCCTGTGCCAGGTGGCGGCCTTCGGGACGGACACGGGCCACTCGCCGGCCGTCATCCGGCGGGCCCTGAACGCCAAGCTCCCGCCGGACGTGCGCGTCCTGAGAGCCGTGGAAGCGGCGCCGTCCTTTCATCCCCGGTACGACGCCCTGGGGAAGCGCTACTTCTACCTCATGGCCAACACCGACGCCCTCTCTCCCTTCCTCCGCCGCTACGCCGCCGGCGTGCCCGGCACGCTCGATGTGGAGGCCATGGCCCGGGCCGCCGGGGAATTCGTGGGGGCGCACGACTTCAGGGCCTTCATGGCCGCGGGTTCGGGGGCCGGGGGCAATGCGGTGCGGTCCGTCGGGTCGGCGGAGGTCGGGGTCTCCCAATCGATTCCGTTTCTGGGGACCACCCTCGCGGGAAGGTTCATCACCTTTCGGGTGCAGGGCGCGGGGTTCCTCCGCCACATGGTGCGCACCATGGCCGGAACCCTCATCGAGGTGGGCAGGGGGAAGATGCCGCCCTCGGGAGTTCGTGAGGTCCTGGCCTCGGGGGAGCGCGCCCTGGCGGGCCCTACGGCGCCGGCGCGGGCGCTTTTTCTCGAAAGGGTCTTCTACAGCCGGTAGCCTGTCTCTTCGCCCCGCTCGGCCGCCTCCAGCTCCTCCTTGAGCTCCTGGCAGTCCCGGCAGCGTATGGCAAAGGGCATCACCTTCAAGCGCTCGGGGCTTATCTCCTCCTCGCAGTCCTCGCAGATGCCGTAGGTGCCTTCATCGAGCTTCCGCAAGGACTCGTCTATCTTCCGCAGGGTCTCGTGATGGGCGTGCAGTTTCCGGAAGTTGACGTCCTCGGCCAGGTCCACGACGGACCAGTCGCCGTCGTCAAGGGCGGTCTCCACGAGCTGCCTGTTCTCCCCTTTGAGGTATTTCTGGATTTCCTCGCGGGTCTCCCGGATAATCTCCTCCCTGCGCTTGAGCAGCAGGTCCCTGAGCTCCTTCTCGCGCGTTCTGGCAGGTCGGACGGCCTTCTTCCGGGCGGCGGCCTTCTTCCGGGCGGCGGCTTTCTTCGGTGCGGCGGCCTTCTTCGGTGCGGCGGCCTTCTTCGGTGCGGCTTTTTTGGCTGTTTTCTTAGCCGGGGCCTTCCGGGTGGTTGTTTTTGACGTCTTTGCTCCGCCTTTCGTCTTCTTCTTAGGC harbors:
- the truA gene encoding tRNA pseudouridine(38-40) synthase TruA; translation: MRTIRLDLEYDGTDFSGWQTQKQGERTVQGVLETAVAELTGSRASVIGAGRTDAGVHALCQVAAFGTDTGHSPAVIRRALNAKLPPDVRVLRAVEAAPSFHPRYDALGKRYFYLMANTDALSPFLRRYAAGVPGTLDVEAMARAAGEFVGAHDFRAFMAAGSGAGGNAVRSVGSAEVGVSQSIPFLGTTLAGRFITFRVQGAGFLRHMVRTMAGTLIEVGRGKMPPSGVREVLASGERALAGPTAPARALFLERVFYSR
- a CDS encoding TraR/DksA C4-type zinc finger protein, whose product is MPKKKTKGGAKTSKTTTRKAPAKKTAKKAAPKKAAAPKKAAAPKKAAARKKAAARKKAVRPARTREKELRDLLLKRREEIIRETREEIQKYLKGENRQLVETALDDGDWSVVDLAEDVNFRKLHAHHETLRKIDESLRKLDEGTYGICEDCEEEISPERLKVMPFAIRCRDCQELKEELEAAERGEETGYRL